The Nitrospira tepida genome includes a window with the following:
- a CDS encoding phosphatidylglycerol lysyltransferase domain-containing protein: MAPSSSVEPRAGELIQIERIGQYVPSRVCLACEVCCRFPEADSFLRPYFTGDEIRAAVGRGLSPSAFGDHAGCQIEVQPHPAGEGYVCPAFDAATHHCRIYEVRPLDCRLYPLAVMWDQAHREILLGWDMKCPFLFDSQALLPEQAAFREHVAETARYLEQEAVLAMFERHPSLVTRFQEDVVVLQSLPALTARLSVSRRDLPIKPLELADRRRFETAARATRLPPEVLPSAWLFANHYLWRELLNYCWAEVDGSLCLFAESPDGIFMPAPPLGAGSGPNRTLIATLFSWMNRRNGHSAVTRIESVPASWKAELEAWGYRVVSKEPEYLYRASDLVDLQGDAYKSQRASYNQFCRAHQQATMAPYQSTDAPDCMALCQEWQDCKSRQAQDESARYCLEDSRRFHMRLLADAEPLGLTGHVVWIDGRIRAYTFGGALAKEVWCVLAEITDRSMPGLAEYVFRESVRAALAQGYRFINTMDAFGLPSLARSKQAYHPIHLVQTSIVQEP, encoded by the coding sequence ATGGCTCCCTCATCCAGCGTGGAACCGCGGGCCGGCGAACTGATTCAGATCGAACGGATCGGACAGTATGTGCCAAGCCGGGTCTGTCTCGCCTGCGAGGTCTGCTGCCGCTTCCCCGAGGCCGACAGTTTCTTGCGGCCCTATTTCACCGGCGATGAGATCCGGGCCGCCGTCGGTCGTGGGCTTTCGCCCTCTGCCTTCGGCGATCACGCCGGCTGCCAGATCGAGGTGCAGCCCCATCCGGCCGGCGAGGGCTATGTCTGTCCGGCCTTCGACGCGGCGACGCACCATTGCCGGATCTATGAGGTCCGGCCGTTGGATTGCCGGCTCTATCCCTTGGCCGTGATGTGGGACCAGGCTCACCGGGAAATCCTACTGGGGTGGGACATGAAGTGTCCCTTTCTCTTCGACAGCCAGGCCCTCCTTCCGGAACAGGCCGCGTTCCGCGAGCATGTGGCCGAGACGGCCCGCTACCTCGAGCAGGAAGCGGTGCTGGCGATGTTCGAGCGGCACCCGTCGTTAGTGACCCGGTTTCAGGAAGACGTGGTCGTGCTGCAATCCCTGCCGGCCTTGACCGCGAGGCTGTCCGTTTCCCGGCGGGACCTGCCCATCAAGCCCTTAGAGCTGGCCGATCGCCGTCGCTTCGAGACGGCGGCTCGGGCGACCCGCCTTCCGCCGGAGGTTCTGCCCTCGGCGTGGCTGTTCGCGAACCATTACCTCTGGCGTGAGTTGCTGAACTATTGCTGGGCGGAGGTGGACGGCTCCCTCTGTTTGTTTGCCGAATCCCCCGATGGCATCTTCATGCCGGCGCCGCCGCTTGGAGCAGGCTCCGGTCCGAACAGGACCCTGATCGCGACGCTCTTCTCCTGGATGAACCGGCGCAATGGCCACTCCGCGGTGACCCGCATCGAATCGGTTCCGGCTTCATGGAAAGCCGAGCTGGAAGCCTGGGGCTATCGAGTCGTCTCGAAAGAGCCGGAATATCTCTACCGGGCGAGCGATCTGGTCGACCTCCAGGGCGACGCCTATAAGTCGCAGCGCGCATCCTACAATCAGTTTTGCCGTGCCCATCAGCAGGCCACCATGGCTCCCTATCAATCCACGGATGCGCCGGACTGCATGGCCCTCTGCCAAGAATGGCAGGACTGTAAGTCGCGCCAGGCCCAAGATGAATCAGCCCGATATTGCCTGGAGGACAGCCGCCGCTTCCACATGAGGTTGCTGGCGGATGCGGAACCGTTGGGTCTAACCGGCCATGTGGTGTGGATCGATGGCCGTATCCGCGCCTATACCTTCGGCGGTGCCTTGGCCAAAGAGGTCTGGTGCGTGCTGGCTGAAATTACCGACCGATCCATGCCCGGATTGGCGGAGTATGTCTTTCGGGAAAGCGTTCGCGCGGCGCTTGCACAGGGCTATCGGTTCATCAATACGATGGACGCGTTCGGCTTGCCGAGCCTGGCGCGATCCAAGCAGGCCTATCATCCGATCCATCTGGTCCAAACCTCCATCGTGCAAGAGCCGTAA
- a CDS encoding sensor domain-containing diguanylate cyclase yields the protein MDGNQSPKHQYDPGSLLDSQPTIISVIAPATHRVVFQNKTSREKFGDLSARTCYEAIANCAAPCSFCRMPEAVATGALTASEVPLSDDQHLLVQWARVETSDGQAHVVETITDITALKRQEREHQLLIRQLKQTNRDLVEVNQQLHDRSTRDGLTGLYNHSYFQSLLSSLIAQAQRTGSSVSLLFLDLDDFKVINDSFGHATGDQVLREIGGLLDGQYRAGDGRRVRRASDVAARYGGEEFALILPNTDLPGALVVAELLRHRVTTLSSLPELAPLDRSAHRLSWSIGVAAYPLHAVSAADLLAAADAAVYAAKTAGKNCIRVAEAKRLSDRTGR from the coding sequence ATGGACGGGAACCAATCACCTAAGCACCAGTACGATCCAGGTAGCCTGCTCGATTCCCAGCCGACCATCATCTCCGTGATCGCGCCGGCCACGCACCGGGTCGTGTTCCAAAACAAGACCTCCCGGGAGAAGTTCGGCGACCTCTCCGCGCGCACCTGTTACGAAGCCATCGCCAACTGCGCGGCCCCCTGCTCGTTCTGCAGGATGCCGGAAGCTGTCGCCACCGGCGCCCTGACCGCCAGCGAAGTGCCGTTGTCCGACGACCAGCACCTATTGGTTCAATGGGCCAGAGTGGAGACCAGCGACGGGCAGGCGCATGTCGTGGAGACGATCACCGACATCACGGCCCTCAAACGGCAGGAGCGCGAGCACCAACTGCTCATCCGACAATTGAAGCAGACCAACCGCGATCTCGTGGAGGTCAACCAGCAACTGCACGACCGGTCCACGCGCGACGGGCTGACCGGCCTGTACAACCACTCGTATTTCCAATCCCTGCTCTCCTCCTTGATCGCTCAGGCCCAGCGCACCGGTTCGTCCGTCTCGCTCCTCTTTCTCGACCTCGACGACTTTAAGGTGATCAACGACTCGTTCGGCCATGCCACCGGAGATCAGGTCTTGCGCGAGATCGGAGGCCTGCTCGACGGCCAGTACCGGGCCGGCGACGGGAGGCGGGTCCGCCGCGCCAGCGACGTGGCGGCCCGATACGGCGGCGAGGAGTTCGCCTTGATTCTGCCGAACACCGATCTGCCGGGCGCGCTGGTCGTGGCCGAACTGCTGCGCCATCGCGTGACAACCCTGTCTTCCCTGCCCGAACTGGCCCCGTTGGATCGGTCGGCCCACAGGCTGAGCTGGAGCATCGGCGTCGCCGCCTACCCGCTCCATGCGGTGAGCGCCGCCGATCTGCTGGCGGCGGCGGACGCGGCCGTCTACGCGGCGAAAACCGCCGGGAAGAATTGCATCCGTGTCGCCGAGGCGAAGCGGCTCAGCGATCGGACTGGGCGGTAG
- a CDS encoding glutaredoxin family protein → MALTLYHVHWCPDCIEVRDKLDSLGLPYESVVVPDFRPMRKQVFEVSGQYFVPVLKDGETVLTETDEIVAYLDRLRATTGP, encoded by the coding sequence ATGGCTCTGACGCTCTACCACGTCCACTGGTGTCCGGACTGTATCGAGGTTCGGGATAAACTCGACTCTCTGGGACTGCCCTACGAGAGCGTCGTGGTGCCGGATTTCCGACCGATGCGAAAGCAGGTGTTCGAGGTTTCCGGACAGTATTTCGTGCCGGTCCTCAAGGACGGGGAAACCGTGTTGACCGAGACGGATGAGATTGTGGCGTATCTCGATCGGCTGCGCGCGACCACCGGACCATGA
- a CDS encoding KamA family radical SAM protein, which yields MEEWRRILADSLVKPKQLAERFGLDAEELEAVVGPYPMRITPTVLATIKEKGDAIWKQVVPDTVELADAEAEDDPLEEDLMSPVPHLVHRYPDRVLLMVTNQCPIYCRFCTRKRLVGKPGFLKKGELDRAIAYLRDHTEVRDVILSGGDPLLLPDHLLERILKALRTIPHLELIRIGSRVPGTLPERITPRLCEMLKKYHPFYMNLHFNHPDELTPEVKRACGLLADAGIPLGAQTVLLKGVNDDPEVMKRLMHQLLLARVKPYYLYQADLTKGTNHFRTTVETGMQIIKALQGHTSGMAVPHFVIDAPGGGGKIPVLPSDYLVHMDEDGVVLQNYEQKTFHYPQPSANGKRELPMVGAYAASSSTRDGYASCGDSHTGKLDGFAAWGNSCGGDYDDL from the coding sequence GTGGAAGAGTGGAGACGCATTCTCGCTGACAGCCTGGTCAAGCCGAAGCAGCTCGCCGAACGGTTCGGTCTGGATGCCGAGGAACTCGAGGCCGTCGTCGGGCCTTACCCGATGCGCATCACGCCGACGGTGCTGGCCACGATCAAGGAAAAGGGGGACGCGATCTGGAAACAGGTCGTTCCCGATACGGTCGAGCTGGCCGACGCGGAGGCGGAGGATGATCCGCTCGAAGAGGACCTGATGAGTCCGGTGCCGCATCTGGTCCACCGGTATCCGGACCGGGTGCTCCTGATGGTGACCAACCAGTGCCCGATCTACTGCCGCTTCTGCACGCGCAAGCGGCTCGTGGGCAAACCCGGGTTCCTCAAGAAAGGCGAGTTGGATCGGGCCATCGCCTACCTGCGGGACCATACGGAAGTCCGGGACGTCATCCTCTCAGGCGGCGATCCGCTGCTGCTGCCGGACCATCTGCTCGAGCGCATCCTGAAAGCGCTGCGGACGATTCCGCATCTGGAGCTGATCCGGATCGGTTCGCGCGTGCCCGGCACCTTGCCGGAACGGATCACGCCCAGGCTCTGCGAGATGCTTAAGAAGTATCATCCGTTTTACATGAACCTCCATTTCAACCATCCTGACGAGCTGACCCCCGAAGTCAAGCGGGCCTGCGGCCTGTTGGCCGACGCGGGGATTCCCCTGGGCGCCCAGACGGTGCTGCTCAAGGGCGTGAACGACGATCCCGAGGTCATGAAACGGCTGATGCACCAGTTGCTTCTGGCCCGCGTGAAGCCCTATTACCTCTATCAGGCCGACCTGACCAAAGGCACCAATCACTTCAGGACCACCGTGGAAACCGGCATGCAGATCATCAAGGCGCTCCAAGGCCATACAAGCGGCATGGCGGTCCCCCACTTCGTCATCGACGCGCCGGGCGGAGGCGGCAAGATTCCCGTGCTCCCGTCCGACTATCTGGTGCACATGGATGAGGACGGGGTCGTCCTGCAAAACTACGAGCAGAAGACCTTCCACTACCCGCAACCTTCCGCCAACGGGAAGCGAGAACTGCCGATGGTGGGCGCCTATGCCGCATCCTCCTCCACGCGGGACGGCTACGCCTCTTGCGGAGACAGCCATACCGGCAAACTCGACGGTTTTGCCGCCTGGGGAAACAGTTGCGGGGGGGATTACGACGACCTGTGA
- a CDS encoding 2'-deoxycytidine 5'-triphosphate deaminase yields MTTRARQSGILPYQQIRQLMARGAITAALPIEDRQVQPASLDLRLGAKAYRLLASFLPEQTEITSRLNVLDFYQSDLVMYEMDLTEGAILEKGHVYLVPLLERLNLPPTLRARANPKSTTGRLDIFTRVVTDLNTGYDEIRAGYRGPLYLEVVPRSFTIKVKTGQSLNQIRFVQGRVTMSDAQLLQQHRADPLVYHNLASATPLGPRELRLDRGLFLRIDLKGVERDDQPIIGYRAKKNSHVIDLSKVGHYRAVDFWEPIKRRKEGSLLLEPEEFYILASKERVRVPPGYAAEMVAYEAACGELRTHYAGFFDPGFGYGGKGEVLGTQVVLEVRPHDVPFLIHDGQTFFKVVYDRMLNAPSHVYGMALGSSYQRQTLTLSKHFKV; encoded by the coding sequence GTGACGACCAGAGCTCGCCAGTCCGGCATTCTCCCCTATCAGCAGATCAGGCAGCTCATGGCGAGGGGCGCCATCACCGCCGCCCTGCCGATCGAAGATCGGCAGGTCCAGCCGGCGAGTCTGGACCTCCGCTTGGGCGCCAAGGCCTACCGCCTGCTGGCCAGCTTCCTTCCCGAGCAGACGGAGATCACCAGCCGCCTGAACGTGCTGGATTTCTACCAGTCCGACCTCGTGATGTACGAGATGGACCTCACGGAGGGGGCGATCCTGGAGAAGGGGCACGTGTATCTCGTGCCCTTGCTGGAGCGGCTTAACCTGCCTCCCACGCTGCGGGCCAGAGCCAACCCCAAGAGCACGACCGGCCGCCTTGATATTTTCACCAGGGTCGTCACCGACCTGAATACCGGCTACGATGAAATCCGCGCCGGCTATCGCGGCCCGCTATACCTCGAAGTCGTGCCGCGCTCGTTCACGATCAAGGTCAAGACCGGCCAATCCCTCAATCAGATCCGCTTTGTGCAAGGCCGGGTCACGATGTCCGACGCACAACTGCTGCAGCAACATCGAGCAGACCCGCTGGTCTACCACAACCTCGCCTCCGCCACGCCGCTCGGCCCTCGCGAGCTGCGGCTGGACCGTGGCCTGTTTCTGCGCATCGACTTAAAGGGCGTGGAGCGGGACGATCAGCCGATCATCGGCTATCGGGCCAAGAAGAACAGCCACGTGATCGACCTTTCCAAAGTCGGCCACTATCGCGCCGTGGATTTTTGGGAGCCGATCAAGCGCCGGAAGGAAGGCAGCCTGTTGCTGGAGCCGGAGGAGTTCTACATCCTGGCCTCGAAGGAACGGGTCCGGGTTCCCCCCGGTTATGCGGCGGAGATGGTCGCCTATGAGGCCGCCTGCGGTGAGCTGCGGACGCATTATGCCGGGTTCTTCGACCCGGGATTCGGCTACGGCGGCAAGGGCGAGGTGCTCGGCACGCAAGTGGTGCTGGAAGTCCGGCCGCACGACGTGCCCTTCCTGATCCACGATGGACAAACCTTCTTCAAGGTTGTATATGACAGGATGCTCAACGCCCCCAGTCACGTCTACGGCATGGCCCTGGGCTCTTCCTATCAGCGCCAAACCCTGACCCTGAGCAAACATTTTAAGGTCTAA
- a CDS encoding TIGR04283 family arsenosugar biosynthesis glycosyltransferase, with the protein MTITVVMPVLNEAQALAVTLPHTLSLGFDELILVDGGSTDGTIERAQAAVATRSPHHGPCSLTIIEALAGRAGQLNAGAAAAQGKVLLFLHADTLLPSDARREITKALADPSVVAGRFDVRFDRDTLLSRTIARMMNLRSRWTGMMTGDQALFLRSETFRSLGGFAAIPLMEDLELSRRLKHMGKVASLRAQVVTSYRRWAHCGPIRTIVRMWGLRLLYWLGVSPHRLARYYRPVR; encoded by the coding sequence ATGACCATCACCGTGGTCATGCCCGTGCTGAATGAAGCGCAGGCCCTGGCCGTCACCCTTCCCCACACCCTCTCGCTCGGCTTTGACGAATTGATCCTCGTAGACGGCGGCAGCACCGACGGCACCATCGAACGGGCGCAAGCGGCTGTCGCAACCCGTTCGCCCCATCACGGTCCATGCTCCCTGACGATCATCGAGGCGCTCGCCGGCCGCGCCGGCCAACTGAACGCCGGCGCCGCGGCGGCGCAGGGTAAGGTGCTGTTGTTTCTCCACGCAGACACGCTCCTGCCGAGCGACGCCCGGCGCGAGATCACAAAGGCCCTCGCCGATCCCTCAGTCGTGGCGGGACGGTTCGACGTCCGCTTCGACCGCGACACGTTGCTGAGCCGCACCATCGCCCGGATGATGAACCTGCGCTCGCGCTGGACCGGCATGATGACCGGCGATCAGGCGCTGTTCCTCCGAAGCGAGACATTCCGCTCCCTCGGAGGGTTCGCCGCGATCCCGCTCATGGAAGACCTCGAGCTCAGCCGCCGGCTGAAACACATGGGGAAGGTGGCATCCCTTCGCGCCCAAGTCGTGACCTCCTATCGCCGCTGGGCCCATTGCGGTCCGATCCGGACTATTGTAAGGATGTGGGGCCTCCGGCTGTTGTATTGGCTGGGCGTGAGTCCGCACCGGCTGGCCCGTTACTACCGGCCCGTTCGCTGA
- a CDS encoding TIGR04282 family arsenosugar biosynthesis glycosyltransferase produces MVLFAKAPIAGQVKTRLCPPLTPDEAASLHGSFVLDSLERSKAAIQQQKLSLDRILACAPSAAHAFFKILGERHGVRLIDQVGDDLGARMDQAASTLFAEGYRRLLIVGTDLPSLPLSTYRDALAQLDRHPVVLGPALDGGYYLLGLTQPAPELFDRIPWSTAEALKATLARAEAAGLSVGQLQSWRDADTIEDLRFIIQEAKQDERRPKPQRQFSARTAGALQLIGQRLQARAQ; encoded by the coding sequence TTGGTTCTCTTCGCCAAAGCTCCCATCGCAGGCCAGGTCAAGACGAGGCTCTGCCCGCCGCTCACCCCCGATGAGGCGGCCAGTCTTCACGGCAGCTTCGTGCTCGACAGTTTGGAGCGGAGCAAGGCGGCGATCCAGCAGCAGAAGCTGTCTCTCGATCGCATCCTGGCCTGCGCGCCCTCGGCCGCTCATGCGTTCTTCAAAATTCTCGGCGAGCGCCATGGAGTCCGGCTGATCGATCAGGTGGGAGACGATCTCGGAGCCAGAATGGACCAGGCCGCGTCAACCCTGTTTGCCGAGGGCTATCGCCGCCTGCTGATCGTCGGCACGGACCTCCCGTCGCTCCCACTCTCGACCTATCGGGACGCGCTCGCACAACTGGACCGCCATCCGGTCGTGCTGGGCCCGGCCCTGGACGGAGGCTATTATCTGTTGGGGCTCACGCAGCCGGCGCCCGAATTATTTGATCGGATCCCCTGGTCCACCGCTGAGGCGCTGAAGGCCACGCTGGCCCGCGCCGAAGCGGCCGGGCTCTCGGTGGGGCAGCTCCAATCTTGGCGGGACGCTGATACGATCGAGGATCTCCGATTCATCATTCAGGAAGCGAAACAAGACGAGCGACGGCCTAAACCGCAACGGCAGTTCTCCGCGCGGACCGCCGGCGCGTTGCAATTGATCGGCCAACGGTTACAGGCCCGCGCACAATAA
- a CDS encoding SDR family NAD(P)-dependent oxidoreductase, with the protein MSAKVAAIPGGAKGIGRDIALELASQGWQVAICYRNSEQAAKATCDEIVKRGGQAFLLQADVAQVEAARRFVQEVEQRWGRIDALIHCAGPYHRIKLFDETPQGWNDMFAGNLHSLFYVAQAAVPGMIQRKSGRIVTFSMANADQMVSQPDVTAHYIAKAGVLILTRTLAKLLAPHGITVNAVSPGFIDSGSAPPEELAGMTKRIPAGYIGQVGDITAAVRYLLSDEARYVNGANLQISGAWGI; encoded by the coding sequence ATGTCAGCAAAAGTCGCCGCCATCCCGGGAGGAGCCAAGGGCATCGGAAGGGACATCGCGCTGGAACTGGCTTCGCAGGGCTGGCAGGTGGCCATCTGTTATCGCAACAGCGAACAAGCGGCGAAGGCCACCTGCGACGAGATCGTCAAGCGCGGCGGCCAGGCCTTTTTGCTCCAAGCCGATGTGGCGCAGGTCGAGGCGGCGCGGAGGTTCGTGCAGGAGGTGGAGCAGCGCTGGGGCAGGATCGATGCGTTGATCCACTGCGCCGGTCCCTATCACCGGATCAAGCTGTTCGACGAGACGCCGCAGGGCTGGAATGACATGTTCGCCGGCAACCTCCATTCCCTGTTCTATGTGGCGCAGGCAGCCGTGCCAGGCATGATCCAGCGCAAAAGCGGGCGGATCGTCACGTTCAGCATGGCCAACGCCGACCAGATGGTGTCGCAGCCGGACGTGACGGCCCACTATATCGCCAAGGCCGGGGTCCTGATCCTCACCCGTACGCTCGCCAAGCTGCTGGCGCCGCACGGGATCACCGTCAACGCCGTCTCGCCGGGCTTCATCGACTCCGGCAGCGCCCCGCCGGAGGAACTGGCCGGCATGACCAAACGGATTCCCGCCGGCTACATCGGCCAGGTCGGCGACATCACAGCCGCCGTGCGCTACCTCCTCTCGGACGAAGCCCGGTACGTCAACGGTGCGAATCTGCAGATCAGCGGGGCCTGGGGAATATAA
- a CDS encoding MauE/DoxX family redox-associated membrane protein encodes MRKIPHTLSRIDTDTKRDSRQIGLQWVLRAVLGGILLASALGKSLDLSGFVEVLVSYRAFPDWSLWPIALFITTIEWVLGLWVLSGRHLSRAALATVLLNGVYAVWMAISLARGLDLPNCGCYGVYFPQPLRWYSPLEDLVLVALGLILWRLAK; translated from the coding sequence ATGAGGAAGATTCCTCATACGCTCTCGCGAATTGATACGGATACGAAGCGGGATTCTCGGCAGATCGGGTTGCAGTGGGTGCTCCGGGCGGTGCTCGGCGGCATTCTCCTTGCCTCGGCGCTGGGGAAGTCGCTCGATCTGTCCGGGTTCGTGGAGGTGCTCGTCTCCTATCGCGCCTTTCCCGACTGGTCGCTCTGGCCGATCGCGCTCTTCATCACGACGATCGAATGGGTGCTGGGCCTCTGGGTCCTGTCCGGACGCCACTTGTCAAGAGCCGCGCTGGCGACCGTGCTGCTGAACGGCGTCTATGCCGTCTGGATGGCCATCTCGCTTGCCCGTGGGCTCGACCTGCCCAATTGCGGCTGTTACGGCGTCTACTTTCCCCAGCCGTTGCGCTGGTATTCCCCGCTCGAGGATCTCGTGCTGGTGGCGCTGGGGCTCATCTTGTGGCGGCTCGCCAAATGA
- a CDS encoding DUF5615 family PIN-like protein, translating into MWAKDRDLVDLVVQQGSPPQILWITCGNTSNARLKVILSLAWSTAERLLRAGEKVIEVSDTVTQRR; encoded by the coding sequence ATGTGGGCTAAAGATCGTGACTTGGTCGACCTGGTCGTGCAACAGGGTTCGCCGCCGCAGATACTCTGGATCACCTGCGGGAACACATCCAATGCAAGGCTGAAGGTTATTCTCTCGCTGGCTTGGTCTACCGCCGAGAGGCTTCTCAGGGCTGGCGAAAAGGTCATTGAGGTCAGTGACACAGTCACGCAGCGACGATGA
- a CDS encoding DUF5615 family PIN-like protein, whose product MKIWIDAQISSVIARWLSATYGVEAVPVRNLGLRSAKDRDIFYAARDAGAIVLTNPHYS is encoded by the coding sequence GTGAAGATCTGGATCGACGCGCAAATCTCATCCGTTATCGCCCGATGGCTCAGCGCGACGTATGGCGTCGAAGCCGTACCGGTGAGGAACCTGGGACTACGCAGTGCGAAAGATCGCGATATCTTCTACGCCGCCCGGGATGCGGGGGCGATTGTCCTGACTAACCCACATTATTCATGA
- a CDS encoding DUF433 domain-containing protein, whose translation MAELVERITVNPEQCGGRPCIRGMRIRVVDVLDLLAAGLTQQQVLEELPALEPEDISACLRFASSRLNHPILAA comes from the coding sequence ATGGCCGAACTCGTCGAACGCATTACGGTGAATCCTGAGCAGTGTGGGGGGCGACCCTGCATTCGCGGAATGCGGATTCGTGTGGTCGATGTCCTCGATCTGCTGGCCGCAGGACTCACCCAACAGCAGGTTCTCGAAGAGTTGCCGGCCCTCGAACCGGAAGATATTTCGGCCTGCCTGCGATTTGCCAGTAGCCGGCTCAACCATCCGATCCTTGCGGCGTGA
- a CDS encoding glutaredoxin family protein translates to MADPIQEEIEREIKAHKILVYGKGTKQFPMCGFTRETMQFFDRYGYPYEVIDVLQNPAKREALSRMTNWPTLPKVFIDGQFYGDTDILDPMEKKGEIEPLLKKAFGK, encoded by the coding sequence ATGGCAGACCCCATTCAAGAAGAAATCGAGCGCGAGATCAAAGCCCATAAGATCTTGGTGTACGGCAAGGGCACCAAGCAGTTCCCCATGTGCGGGTTCACGCGGGAGACCATGCAATTCTTCGACAGGTACGGGTACCCCTATGAAGTCATCGATGTGCTGCAAAATCCCGCGAAGCGCGAAGCCCTCAGCAGGATGACCAACTGGCCGACCCTCCCCAAGGTCTTCATCGACGGACAGTTCTATGGGGATACGGATATTTTGGACCCAATGGAGAAGAAGGGCGAGATCGAGCCGCTGCTGAAGAAGGCGTTCGGAAAGTAA
- a CDS encoding BolA family protein: protein MITTQTLTDYVRRAMPDATVTVTDKTGTMDHLIVRIVSRHFAGKNLLDRHRMVYQALDAPLKDGRIHALELTAATPEEIGGTEQIGKGIT, encoded by the coding sequence ATGATTACGACCCAGACCTTGACCGACTATGTCCGCAGGGCGATGCCCGATGCGACCGTGACGGTCACGGATAAGACCGGAACGATGGATCACCTGATCGTGCGGATCGTCTCCCGGCATTTTGCGGGAAAGAATCTGTTGGATCGGCACCGGATGGTCTACCAGGCGCTGGATGCGCCGCTCAAGGACGGCCGCATCCATGCGTTGGAATTGACCGCCGCCACGCCGGAGGAGATAGGAGGGACAGAACAGATTGGGAAGGGAATCACGTGA
- a CDS encoding response regulator, giving the protein MTEKRSDALFGASTGNGRVLVVDDEPDIRKVVRMTLQKAGYDVLEAENGEKAIEIINTGENRLMLDVLVCDIRMPKINGVEAIAYFRKNYKRVPIIVLTGFPDTEMAATFLRDGGIVDYLVKPVEGEKLKAAVARAMEQREVASL; this is encoded by the coding sequence ATGACGGAGAAACGATCGGATGCGTTGTTCGGAGCGTCAACCGGGAATGGTCGCGTGTTAGTCGTGGATGATGAGCCGGATATCAGAAAGGTCGTCCGGATGACCTTGCAAAAGGCCGGCTACGACGTGCTCGAAGCCGAGAACGGCGAGAAGGCCATTGAAATCATCAACACAGGCGAAAACCGCCTGATGCTCGATGTCCTGGTCTGCGACATCCGCATGCCGAAGATCAACGGCGTGGAGGCCATCGCCTACTTCCGGAAGAACTACAAGCGCGTCCCCATCATCGTCCTGACCGGATTCCCGGACACCGAGATGGCCGCGACGTTCCTGCGCGACGGCGGGATCGTGGACTATCTCGTGAAACCGGTAGAAGGCGAGAAGCTCAAAGCCGCCGTGGCTCGCGCGATGGAGCAGCGCGAAGTCGCCTCTTTGTAA